The genomic DNA ggggaataAGAGAAAAGAGGAAGTGCAAGATTTCTTGTGAACGTTATTGATTGTTCTCTCGCCTTATTCCTTTCTTGATCCTGACAGGAACCAAGTCACCAACGCAGTCGACTCCAGCACGGACTACGCATATCATGAGATAAAATCTTCGACCTCAGGAGGAAAAGTATCATCTGCTCAAACCAGAGCTCAACTGGAAATAATGCCCCTCAGCGTAAAACAGAGAATGAAGAAGAATCTAATAGTGGTGGATATCCACCACTATAGTAGTATACTAAAAGAAAACAGTGAGATAGTTGAGCACAAAAATGCTCCTGTATTACTTTTTGTATTATTTCTTGTGTGTTATGTTTGAGGGGAGGAGGTGGCTGTACGTAGGCTAACTAGTTTACAACAGACTGAGGTGTAGTGTTCCGCAGTCACCCAAGCTGTATGGACTACCAACACTACACAAACCCAACATACCTATGTGGCCCATAGTTTCTTTCTGTGGGTCCCCAACCTACCAACTGTCTAAATACTTAACTAACGTACTGAAACCGCTGACTGACGAATCTAGACACAAACTAAAGTCTACTGAGAACTTTATTGACGCCATTAAGACAATATATGCAGATACCGGACGACCACAAACTAGTGTCCTTTGACGTGAAATCACTGTTCACCAGTATTCCACTTTAACTGGCTCTAGACTGTACTGAGAACGCTATTAAGAACTCTACTGTTGAACTACCGCTACCTGTTTGACTTCGACGTACTTTCAGTACAacggcaaacactacaaacagttacacggtacagctatgggctctccagttgctgttgttgtagcagaaattgtcatgcaaaacatcgaggaacaagcccaagctacctacacgcgaactgtacctctttggttacgttacgttgacgacacattcaccgccgtacacaaagacggaatcgacgattttcacgaacaccttaacagacagaacgcggacatacagttcaccaaggagatcgaagaaaatggtaagataccttttctagactgcttggtcactcgcgacaacaacaaactataaacgactatttacagaaaaccgacacataccgaccgattactaggccagtcttcgtacaacccgacctctcacaaggctactactatccgAACTCTGACGAGACaagcgcaactagtttgcgactctcctgacagcctacaagacgagattGATTAtattaacaacgtttttagtaagaacaagtacaacacggactttgttagacggaacgctcacagtaacactgattacaacactcagaccaactctggccctgttacgacagcgaatATACCGTatatcagaggcacctctgaaactatcgcACGTATATTTGagttacaatatacgtgttgcacacaaaccgataaccactttactacggcgactgcttactaatgtcaaggacaaagacaaaccggaggacagacagagAGCAGTATataagatcaaatgctgcgactgccaggcttcttacattggtgaaacgaggaatggtgacgaggaatggtgacgtcaacaatcgcattgctgagcaccatttaaagacgaaacatcaaattgactgtgactctgcgacatgtataacgtattctacagactactatcaacgtcttactttagaaagctggtttacaaacttagaacaaacgccactgaatcgtagccaacagttaccagggccgtacaaacgacttatggacgagatcaagcaaaactaactacgagagaacgactggagaactgacaatttgactaacaatagacgactatttaactgtgacaatagacggatcgaaacgtaCCAATTAGGGATTACAAGTCTTCATGGCCAATAACATCACTGCTTAACAGACAGActaccaataacatcgcgacgtaattgaccaatcagatcaataaccagagtataataccatcaactgacgtgatacaactcactttgaccctgaagatgactaccgcacaggttgtcgaaacgccagtcactgtcaacaacagtcctattcaggactactttcacccggacgatcaaactcaacctagtTTGCTAACTAGTTTATATTGGCGGCTTTTTAAACCTCTCGAGCGtgcttttttttcaggttcCGTTTCAACAGCTAaggttgttgatttcagtgagcTTCACTGCGAGGAACAAGTTCTTTTCATCTACAATTAGATTAGCCTGTCTACAGAAAAAAAGGATGATACTTACGACATTGTTTACACGTTAATGGACACTGTTTTCTTATATTAGGGTaacttgcacagaaatttatGTACCGATGGCAATTCACATCGTTATCTTTACAGGAAGCcgctaaatgaaataaaaacaaattgtttaattgttaaataatgcAGTGAATTCACATGTACTAAAAATACCCAGAATTTTgaatataattaattatttttttaaattgattaaTAACATTTGGCTTGACCGTTTATTTACATTCATATCTGTACATGTGTTTTGAAGATACGGTGATCCCAATACTAAAAAACATCATATGATGCTAAATGCAAGGTTTCGCACATATTCTGCGAGATAGCTCACACTCGAACCGAGTCGGAAATCGCCAAGAGAACTTGCTCACATGGCTATTCCAGCTGCTTTTTTATGAAAATCCTCATCCTGATTCCCTCTTGCCCTTGGCCTAATTTTAAGTAAATTACAATATCTTTGCTTCTTTATCACCAACGAGATAAGAAATAACTACACCATAATAGCATCGACATCAGCGTACTTGCTTCTGTAGCGTTTGTTGTAGATGCAGTGGAACCTGTTTTTGTGCGATTATTATTCCATCTCCCGTTGATGTCAGGAGTACTTGGATTTAAGAACTTGGTAGTTCGCGTTGGGGCAAAACTGTACGATGAACCCGTAGATAGTactgaggatgatgatgatgatgatgatgataacgaagGAAATAGTGATGGAGACGTCGGTGTTGGTGGCGGAATTTCTGTAAAGAAATAGAGTATAATACGTAACTTTATTAGTCAGACTCACTAGTGCAAGTTACACGTGATCTGATGCGCCGATTACTAGCATTTGTAGTGCTCGAGTGTAGTTTTTTCTCCTCGATGGGCAAAGTCTCTTTTAGCACCTAAAGCAGTAGGCTTTGTCTTACAGTGCTTAGATTTAGAAAAAAGATGATACCCCCAGCACACTACACTATAGCCCGGACTCATGGGCGAATTTAGGGGTCGGCCAAGTTGACCGCGGCCACCTCTTTTTCTGTGATATTTTGTGTTATTTCTTATGTGTTACGTTTTAGAGGAGGAGGTGGCTGTACGTAGGCCAACTAGTTTATATTGACGGTTTTTCAAACCTCTCGAGcgtgttttcttttcaggttCCGTTTCAACAGCTTAGGTTGTTGATTTTAGTGAGCTTCACTAGCTGCGAGGAACAAGTTCTTTTCATCTACAATTAGATTAGCCTGTCTACAGAAAAAAAGGATGATACTTACGACATTGTTTACACGTTAATGGACACTGTTTTCTTATATTAGGGTaacttgcacagaaatttatGTACCGATGGCAATTCACATCGTTATCTTTACAGGAAGCcgctaaatgaaataaaaacaaattgtaattgtaaataaTACATCGAGTTCACTGAAAAAATACCCagaattttaattaattaaaaattggGATCTAATGGCGATATCTGTTCCCCAACCAGTCGACAAGCGAGATCCTATGAGATAAGTCACGGGATCACtcaatgtaaaaaataaatgctATAATCTTGGACAATTAGGCAGAGAATTAAGAACTCCCTGATGATGATTGATGTACAATTTGTACGTTTTTCTCCTTGGTATTCTCAGCTACTTTGGATTCTTGTTGCTaagaaatatcttattattatgtaatcgaTCTGAACACGTGAGAAAAACTGCGTAACTTGACAGCCTAGGATTGGGAGTTGACATTATtcattacaccttgttttcatctctaaagaatatttgcaataaaaaagattttcatgtcgccctacaaacttgttgatgaaaacgacccttccacgtgggttgccaagacaaaagtggccccggtaaaattcacgaagtgattcttgttaTATAACAAACACAAAGCAAATCcatctaatcagctaaaataacaatatattatacaaaaaaacaaaaacctggTTTGTAATTTTATCTGTTACAAAAACATAATGCCCTGTCATCAGCAGGCTGCTCCAAAATGTCTTTATAATTGCGTTCTAAAGACACTTGAAAGACCATGAATTTTACCCTCCATACAAAGTAATAAATAACGGGGATTTTATGGCAAAATTCGATGTATGTGACTACAATGTGTCGTCCAAATTTCTAAGGgttagattttaaaaaagataaagaaaaattaagaggAAAAGAAACTCTTTTctaaacaaaagacaaaaaaaaacagaacaaaaataaattcaaagGCCGGCATAAATGCATTCAAGTTGCGATGCCATAAGGTGCCCGTAAAGTTCTTAACTCAAAGTTTTTTCTTGAATTGAAAGAGAGAGGATTCTCATGACGTGTTGACTTTTTTAAGGATTGTATTTTTAAACCAGTTATagaaaatattgtttaattaTGTCCCTTTTGTGTTAgcacaagagactataaaggggacagagagggcatcccccatatacaccctattccataggtagttcgtctcgagttatttttaacaccacagatctcaagaaGGAtgagacaacagccaatcacatagcgcgaatgtgttccgcgtggatgacccacactgagagccacgcgtccttcacgaaatgacgcagaacaaaatgggggaagacgcggagagcgattttgctattccttttgtcgacgaaaacgactacagcgagatttctgccaaagctgtgtcagcgaaaccgaaattaaaagaatcgcccttcctctcttgtatagagctaacagtagagcagggaaatccttaacacacagaatattctctcaggatcatttataatttacaatttgaaaagagcaatttctggtttgatgtttatttttttcagtctttatagcgattattcctacccacttactttgtcaattttaggcgaaccctcctaaagctgaatttcaagggaccatattcaagctcagaaagagaaataaaatttcgtcgttgcttatttacgtcctccataaaacgcgaaattaggcattttcacgtcgtagtcgtgcaaaaacgggaaagaaatgaacaaaaaagtgtgttgcacgtgcgaagttgttgttttgctaattaaacctattgtttttttgacgttctagttgtcgtccgcgtcgttggatcttaaactccctaaattgtacaaacgaccggtttcaatagaccggcgaaatttctcattttattaaagcactgaggttacgacaacttcgagttaaactgatttcacgggttgtcaaagagtccagcgattccttttacccaggtgagcgccgattcatttcgcttcaatattcaggaatgctctcgatctttttacgctttcagtgcctctcgcccgacatgttttgcacggcgtttggtcatgcgaaacctccacgaaacatccacgcctcgcgcgaggtaactttatcccgattctaaaaataactcgagacgaattacctatggaatagggagtgggggatgccctctctgtcccctttatagtctcttggttagCATTATTAAGTATTGCACGCGTAAATTGGCACAGGGATACATCTTACTGTTATTGCACGCTTGAtgaattgaccactccagaaaataccataacataccataatgctctttgtttgtcaccccaaaattttccgtaagcattgttttcagtttctcttgggaccattttaactcccaagagaaactgaagacaatgcttacgcaaaattttggggtgacaaacaaagagcattatggtatgttgtGGTATTTTATGGAGTGGTCAATTGGAACAGAGACAGTTGTTAGGCATGATATTCTTTCCTTCCACTTACTATTTTATGATGCTCTACTggatacagctatttcgagaaaggttgtcgcaaaaaatgtgcacgcgacaatcccgaaaggtaatatgggatatgatcaatacactgtccctgacgactgtagctgtcgaacctacttctgttgctttcctttagcactcgcaaacacattcCCATGGCCTTTCgtaccaattctttcaaatttctttgaaaaaaagagaactcaaaaccacccacaatgcctttcaggactgtcgcgtgcacttttcccaacaacctttctcgaaacagctgtatcTAGAACCTATAGTAGATGTCATATGCATGGGCCTTATGGTCTTAGAATCCACTTAAAATGTGTTAATTATAAAGAAGTTCTACTCTTGAGGCCCCTCAAGAAATGCATAGAATGAAAATCCACTTCTCCCGTCTGAAGATAGCATCTACAAGGTTGCACTGAACTAATTTTCTCTGTATTGAGACAATGCAATGGCTGCAATGTTCCATTCTGTGATGCAAATAAGTAAAGAGAAACAGAAACGTACCTGAACACACGCTGCAGATGACGACCGACCAAAAGGACAGTGCAAAGAAGACAACATTCAAAACCTCCATGGAGTTCTCAGATGTGTACGTTAAACTATTTGTCTTATTAAACCTTCAAAGTTGATACTTCATGTCATTGACAAAGCATTGAATTAGAATTGGCCACTATGCATTTATATCGGgttgtaaaataaacaattaagtTTTGACGTTGCTATGGAACATGCTGTTACGTGACCACACTGTTTATGAATACTCATCGGTCTGGCACGTGAACACTTGTATACTGTGGAAATGATACACAGGAAAATGATACACAGGAaattaacaaatcgaccacaattttccatggtctacactctcataaaccatagaaatgacgtcataaaatgtttaaaactcaagtggaaccaccaGCAGCAGGCGAGTGGTTttactgcaaagttttgaacattttatgacgtcatttctatggtctataagagtgtacaccatggaaaattgtggtcgaattttttttttacaataacatttatttttcgAAAACTCAAAACAACCGGCACTGCgtgacatgttacgtcattCCATGGTCTAAAATCTCATAGAcctagctctcgaccaatcagcgcgcgaggattcgctcagttatCTTAAAATTGTCTTTAATGCTAGCTTTCATTCATGCTTTATGTTATGATCTTAGCCAGaggtgtttgaaaattttgccTCTTCCAGCTCTCTTCCCCTCAGATCATAAAAGGCTGATTTTAAGACATGCTTTACTGAGTAAGCTCCAATCAAGTGTCAAATACAcaagatttttttattatttgaaggATTCTGTCGTTACTTGATCTTAAGATACAAGAGTCATAGATGTTTTATGTGTCTTTTATGTCCAGCATCGTTTTAGTACTCAactaataaaaagtaaacaaaacttTCAAGCACTTTCTGAATTTTATTAAGAAACAATGCATTACCAATCTTGGGAAACTGATAGAACTAGTGATAAATTTTTAGACTGGTTGGCATCGAACTGTTACCCACATATTACGCAATTGAGGTCATATTTATGTCATGTCATCTCACTGATATAGGGATAGTAATCTATGCAATAAATAACCCATCATATAGTGTCTACCCCGACCGGCAGATTGTTGTTATTTGCCagatttttcattttaatcCTCAGATTTTACTGATCTAGATAAACTTGGTAGATCTGCCGAAACTAATGTCACTTCTTTTATTTCAGATGCCAAAGCTTTTTAGTTATGCTTCATTGTTACTGTTGCTTGTCACCATGGAATGTAGGCTAATAATTTCATGATTTGTCCGGCCCTATAGGCCTAATAAgcccaaaggaaaaaaaaactttttacatcTTTCACAAAGAAATAagttaaataaacaaattgttcaACTCCTTCTTATCTCGGATTAGCGATAATGTGCCACAAATTAAAAATGGATTGGTTTATAACATTCCACTACACTCTCTCTTATTATGATATGTGAAACACTTGCAGGGGAGGTTTTTGTTCTGGGTAAAGAAACATTATAAAAGGAAATGTACGCCTATAAAACTGGAAGCACGACCGAACGTAATGCAGGACAACCATCCTTTAACATAATGCACATGCGCAACAACAAGAAGGGACTCATCGAGATTAGTGACTCAAAACGTTTTCTTGGTACTAAGGGAGCTGCATGGTTTGAAAGCGAGTCTGGGCAATGCCTGTAGGAATGAATAAATGTGTTTTCAGAACTGAACGTCGCACTTTTGAAAGATCTATTATAACAAAGTGGACTTTTCTCTTAACGCGAGAAGATAAAATCAAGAAAGGACTTCAGGGCTGAAATTACAGGAAGGGTGAGTTGCAAGAGCGTTTACGGGGAACTCAGTACGAGGCCTGCCCGCAAATGACGGGCGAGACCAGCTTGGGAGCACAGGAAAGCTCGGAGCGAAAACGATGATTGCGCTGACCGCAGAACAAAACCGTACCCACGTTAAGCATATAGGCAATTGAAGACAGGAGGCACGTATCCTGCGATCAGGCTATCCTTCTTCTatcctgcgagcagtggtttctccaagACGGacgtagcgtccggcctggagaaaccactgctcgcagggtatccttcttcccttttgttctgaaaaaagaaaagaaaacacctaATCGCAGGTTACGAGGCACGCAACGAAACTTATCAAAAAACTGTATCCACCGAATCTCACTCTGAGCAAGAGCGCAAGAGATCAGAGAAAAACCTTTCTGTGAATTCATTCGTTTGGGAATTCATTGCCAAGACCACAAGTCCCATTTGTGGTTAAAATTATTCCCAAAAGAGGTCAGTCGGTCAGCCGTATACTAACACAAGTAGCTGAGCTGTTGCCATAGCTACTTCAGTCAATGCATTCATAACTTTTCCTGGTGCTGTAGGTTATGTTTTTTGTCGCAACTAGAATCATTATAATTGTTTTTAGTCTTACAAAGAAGTCATTTTTTCTGACGTTTTGGCAAGATTTGAACTTGCGATTTATAAAGAGTTTTATAACAAGCCATTTTGGCGAGATTTGATTTCATGATTTACGGGCtgaacaaggtgaaatttagccgatccccatttgaatgttacttcactgaagtgatcccccctaataacttttgatgactttcgtgattcccttccccccccccatgtcttcatttttcaagcaaatttaaATGGTctcccctctgaatccttccgttctcagttacgactgatcccgcTTTTTGTTCTCATAAAAATCAAGTGACCCCCCCTAAAATCCTCCGCCGCCCTAGGCGATAAATAATTACTGGTCCTTCAACAAACCCTAGGCCAATCTACAGTTATTTCGAGAGAGACTTTCGGAAAAGGGAGTGCACTTGACAATCCAGAAGGTATTGTGGATGGTTTTGAGAGGATCGTTCCTCCGaatatttgaaagaatggcacgggAGGTCAAGGCCAGGAGGTATATTTGCGAGTGCAGTGACAGTGACAGGTTCGATTCGACAGCTACAGTTGttaggaacagtgtattgatcatatccatactacctttcaggattgtcgcgtgtacattttttccgacagactttctcgaaatagctgtattcaGCGCGGGACACTTGTCTTGGTCTCGAGGGAGTCCTCCCCATGAGTTGAGGTATTAAGTCAGTGCCGGTAACTTACTCAGTCTGAGCTCAGGAGAAGCTGGTCTTGGCAATGAACCGACTACTAGAATTTTCAGCTTCTTTAGTACTGTTTTGCCTTGAGACCTCACTGTTTGAATCTTTGGCTACGTGGATTCAGGGTAAATGCAAAAGGCAGTTAAGCTTACAAATACAGTTGCCTCTCATCGCTCCCTGCTGTTGGGACGTGTCTAGCTAACATCCAAGCGGTGAAAAGCCGGAAGAGAAGGTCAAAAGAGGCCACTGTATTCTCCGTAGTTTCTCCGTTATTATAAACAATGTGTCATTTTTACTCACAAAGTCACAGAATATTTTGCCTGAGGGCAATTAGTCCAGTATATATTCACCATGCCAACCGAAATAGGCGTTGTTTCACTGGCCAATTAGAACTCTTCCTCGTATGTTGTCGAGGATACAATTGAGCTGTTTAAACCACATCATCAACGTCAAACAAAAATCGAGAATCTTGATCGTGGTCATATTTGTACTTACTCCATGATAGAGCTTATCATCATTAACTCAGCACGTGAAAGACCACCCCAATCTAAGAAAAACATAGTCGATGTTACAGCTGAATGTAAGCTCTCTTGGTTTTGATCCATCGGTGTCAATCAGTTTACATTGTGTTGGAGTAATCATGTCTGCAAGGGTAGCATTTCTTGCCTTGATTTCAACGACCTTCGCGACCAGATGATATGGGCAAGTGTTGCAGGTAGGCGGACTGCGATAACACAAGTCAAAGAAATAGGGAAACAATACAGTGTTTTAATGTCTTTAAACGCCTCGGACGTAGTTTAACAAAGAATTATCTAACGACTTTCATCACTAGAGGTTTTAACTACGAAAGTGATCTCACTTACGTTTAATCCGCTAGTTAGAGACGTCATTCTCTTTcatcttctttcctttttcaaaataaatgaaactttCGAGAACTTTTGGAGAGCTGTCTCGAAAAGAGTTTACGTTGTCAAGCAGGGCAAGTCTCAACATGATTTCTTACACAAAAGCGGTTTCGATTACGTCTAAAAGGTTATAGGTTGAGTCGCAATGAACATTAAAACTtgattaacaaaacaaaatgatcaTGAGATATGATCGATAGTGCTAGTTATTTAGACGCCTGGTATGAGCCGTAAACGTCACTGCTAGGGCACTTACATACAATGAGTAAAAATGGTAAGTGACTTTAAGTCCTGGATCACTGACTTTATTCTTCAGTTTggttttcattgtattttatccCGAATCACGCATCGTTATTAATTGTCACGTAGAACGAACTTTTCTGGTTGGATTCACGGCTGGACCAGTAAACAGCCGAGAAGGGGTACTCAACGGAGGCTGAGCCCCGAGGTACAAGCCCTTACCCTCATTATACACCATATTTTGTTGAGAgaaaaggtgcccctttcgtataacttctattgaaaaatggtactcctttcacatacctatATTTTAGTACTTtccatcccttttaactgctgtaattcactgtctttgaaatattaatGAATAGACCCAATAACAAAAACGTTTCCTCGACTTTTTCACGGCGATAAAATGCATTTGTTAGCCCTTTAAAGCCTTTTTACTACAGAAATCTCagattttcttactttttcatATACCTCAAGTGGTGAAATCCCCGGCTATCCTTTCatgtacctgaagcctgaaaaagttgcccatttcgggcggagcctccccgtataggcaattatagggagtacccctcctTCCCTGGGGTCTTTAAGCAGAATATACTGCCTTTGCTCTTGGCATGaataaggaagaaaaacaagTGGTTGTAAAGGTTGGGAGAGAGCACCACATATAGGGCTCACGAGTTCATTTTGTACCAGTCTTCTTTTGCTGAACCCTCAGGTAAGGGCGCGACCAAATttccttacgaaactacgacggcgaagGGCAACGGAAGCCGTCTAAAATACAGTAGGTTTTGTGAGCAAAACAGTAGTTTTGTAAGTACATCACGCTTTGTTGTACATGTTTTGCCATCCTTGCACAACTttgacgtgaaatgaccaaattttgagtTGACTTGGAATGGGAAcgcaaggcgataaattttactctctctttctgaactcgGAGGCTGTACCCTTTCTTTAGTTCCAACCTAACTTCCCTAATTTCAAGCAGTAACTGGGTGACTTGACTTAGTGTAAGGGTGAAAAAGTTTCAGAGGACGCCAAGTCGTTTTTTATGCGAAGTTTTCAGTGGCGTAGACGTTGTGGCATGGTAAGGTACCTACTAAATTGATCGAACAACTAAGAGAACGACACCCGCCGCGAACGGGGGAACCGAAGTATAAACGGGGGAACCCAACGTCTTTTTTCTGCACATTTCCTAGACTGAAATTTCCCTAAAAGCTTGagaaaatttctggataaccatTCCGCTCGTCTAAGATGTTCGGAGTTTTCTACTAACCCTAgctacgattttttttttcacaatttgtcACCAAGATATTGTGATTATTAAAAGGTTTCCAGAAAATTTGGCTGTTAAGACAGAACTTCCCCAAGAAACTTGTACTAGAATTACGGCTAGCTACTGTAATAGTTTCGCGTGAGACAAAAAATCAAAGCTACCTAAAGCTTGCAGCTCTAACTCAAAGTAACAAAAAAGGCCTCTAAAGCATAgtgaaaaccatttgagacacttcaGATGTATTTGGAAGCATTCGGTCGTTGCATGGATACCCCTGTATGTAGTATCCAGTAGTAAAGGTACAAACTATGTACTATGTGCCATGCATGTATAGTGTGCTATTGGCGCTATGAGAAAACCATGGTGTCCACAAAGAACGGACCGGAGGCAACGAGGCTGAACAAGATTGGAAAGACCGTAACCTTTTCAGAATGAACTGATGCTAAGGACGGCTTGAATTCTGGTTGAATACTAATgaggcgcagtggtgagagcactcgcctcctgCCTTTGCGCGAAGTCATATGTAGTTAACGGCTCATTACAAGTGCCAATGTCAACTTTACACATCCCCCGggtaactgtatttaaaagaCCAGCATTGATTTCATTTTACAATTCCACAATTAAATGATACCAAAAAACCAGTTCACTGACTATATTTCCTGACGGGAGAAACATGGAATGTTATGTATTTCCACAGGTATCAAGTATTTTATGGCGACATGTGGGAAACAGAGCTGTGACTCAGTTTACGCCTCGTTTGGTCTTCAATGTGCTGGAACAGGCCAGAGCTTTCCAAACTCATCTGTTTTATCCATATTTAAGTCTTTAGGAATTACCTGTGATACGAAAAACAACACAGATTATTACTTTTACAAAGACCATCCAAACTTTGTATCTGCTTCGCCGCCATCCAAAGATCTGCAATGGGCAGGTAGATGCACTGGATTCAAAGCTATACCCAGTACTATTGACTGTTACACGGCCAACAATAACAACGTCCGTAGACTCTGCCCATGTAAAAACCCTTCAGGTGGGTGTTAgcttttgtttctattttatcATCAAATCTCTCTTCTTTTCTTCGTGGT from Porites lutea chromosome 6, jaPorLute2.1, whole genome shotgun sequence includes the following:
- the LOC140940029 gene encoding uncharacterized protein, translating into MIWASVAGIKYFMATCGKQSCDSVYASFGLQCAGTGQSFPNSSVLSIFKSLGITCDTKNNTDYYFYKDHPNFVSASPPSKDLQWAGRCTGFKAIPSTIDCYTANNNNVRRLCPCKNPSGTKSPTQSTPTLTTHIMIMR